From a single Oceanobacillus kimchii X50 genomic region:
- a CDS encoding YjiH family protein → MKSYSFSDHLKFIIPSLIGIFFFMIPITVDGDMTIPIALLANWVQILLANSLSAIMMVIIIITAISTVIAKFLGEDAFNHKPFLKQLFYTSMFWTITRVIAAIIAVMVFFEIGPEAIYSENTGGMLLHSLLHVLFAVFLFAGLLLPLLTNFGLLEFFGTLMTKIMRPLFRLPGRSSIDALASWVGDGTIGVLLTSKQYEQGNYTKREAAVIGTTFSVVSITFTLVVLQEVDLERLFLPFYLTIIIAGIVAALIMPRIPPLSRKANTYVTDANKELDESIPEGESIISYGYKNAIERARKESSLSKILKESGQNILDMWMGVAPVVMAIGTVAVVIAEYTPFFQWIGAPFVPLLELMQIPYAQEASETLLVGFADMFLPAIFISGVEAEITRFIIAALSVTQLIYLSEVGGLLLGSKVPVSFKDLMIIFLLRTIITLPVITLIAHIIF, encoded by the coding sequence TTGAAATCATATTCTTTTAGCGATCATTTGAAGTTCATTATACCTTCTTTGATTGGTATTTTCTTCTTTATGATTCCTATTACCGTTGATGGTGATATGACAATTCCAATTGCTTTACTCGCAAATTGGGTACAAATTCTATTGGCAAATAGCCTTTCTGCAATAATGATGGTTATTATAATTATAACTGCTATTTCTACAGTTATTGCAAAATTTTTAGGTGAGGATGCTTTTAATCACAAGCCTTTCTTAAAGCAATTATTCTACACAAGCATGTTCTGGACGATTACACGTGTAATTGCTGCAATTATTGCAGTAATGGTATTTTTCGAAATCGGACCAGAAGCAATCTACAGTGAGAATACTGGCGGAATGTTATTACATTCCCTCTTACATGTTTTGTTTGCGGTGTTTTTATTCGCAGGATTACTTTTACCACTGCTGACGAATTTTGGCTTACTTGAATTCTTTGGAACATTAATGACAAAAATTATGCGTCCTTTATTCCGTCTACCTGGACGTTCTTCTATTGATGCACTTGCGTCTTGGGTAGGCGATGGAACGATTGGAGTTTTATTAACCAGTAAGCAATACGAGCAAGGTAACTATACGAAACGCGAAGCTGCGGTTATTGGTACAACATTCTCTGTAGTTTCTATTACATTTACACTAGTTGTGCTACAAGAAGTTGATTTGGAGAGACTATTCTTGCCGTTCTACTTAACGATTATTATTGCTGGGATTGTAGCAGCACTAATCATGCCTAGAATTCCACCTCTATCTAGAAAAGCTAATACGTATGTTACAGATGCCAATAAAGAATTAGATGAATCTATCCCAGAAGGGGAATCTATAATTAGTTATGGATATAAGAATGCAATTGAAAGAGCAAGAAAGGAAAGCAGCTTATCTAAAATATTAAAGGAAAGTGGTCAAAATATCCTTGATATGTGGATGGGCGTCGCTCCTGTCGTTATGGCTATCGGGACGGTTGCTGTTGTGATCGCAGAATATACTCCATTCTTCCAATGGATTGGTGCACCATTCGTTCCGTTACTCGAGCTTATGCAAATACCATATGCACAAGAAGCTTCTGAAACATTGTTGGTTGGTTTTGCAGATATGTTCTTGCCAGCTATCTTTATATCAGGTGTGGAAGCTGAAATCACTCGATTTATTATTGCTGCATTATCAGTAACACAATTAATTTATTTATCTGAAGTTGGTGGCTTATTACTAGGATCCAAAGTACCTGTTTCATTTAAAGATTTAATGATTATTTTTTTATTACGTACAATCATTACTCTACCGGTCATTACATTAATCGCTCATATTATCTTTTAA
- a CDS encoding acyltransferase family protein, producing MERNAFFDNAKALLIFLVVFGHMIQPFTNEYAGINTLYLWIYTFHMPAFILLSGFFTKGSGNAGYVWKLAKKLIVPYLIFQILYTIYYFYIGKPDWQTGMFHPHWSLWFLFSLFSWHILLIVFKKIPAFYSISLAVLIGVVVGYFGEIGHTFSLSRTFVFFPFFLIGYWVTEKQMMSIKRNAVKGVSLVVMTVLAIAIFYMPEFNSGWLLASKSYGDLGMEQYGGIARLLVYVTAAIMVVSVLAWVPKRNFGWLTKLGTRTLYVYLLHGFIVQFLRQYDILSVNNILDFIGIAGISAMIVILLSSKPVLTVSQPLIEGKMSIIRNIFNNQRSGTSS from the coding sequence ATGGAACGTAATGCTTTCTTTGATAATGCGAAAGCTTTATTAATTTTCTTGGTTGTTTTTGGTCATATGATTCAACCTTTTACAAATGAATACGCAGGAATTAACACTTTGTATTTATGGATTTATACGTTTCACATGCCAGCATTTATACTATTATCTGGATTCTTTACTAAAGGTTCCGGAAATGCAGGATATGTTTGGAAATTAGCAAAGAAATTAATTGTACCGTATTTGATTTTTCAAATTTTATATACTATCTATTATTTCTATATTGGTAAACCAGATTGGCAAACGGGTATGTTTCACCCACATTGGTCTTTATGGTTCTTATTTAGCTTATTCAGCTGGCATATTTTATTAATCGTGTTTAAGAAAATCCCTGCATTTTACAGTATTTCATTAGCAGTACTAATAGGTGTGGTAGTAGGGTACTTTGGTGAGATTGGCCACACATTTAGTTTATCACGTACATTTGTGTTTTTCCCATTTTTCTTAATCGGATATTGGGTAACAGAAAAACAAATGATGAGTATAAAGAGAAATGCCGTAAAAGGAGTTTCATTAGTTGTGATGACCGTACTAGCAATTGCCATTTTCTATATGCCAGAATTTAACTCTGGATGGCTATTAGCTTCCAAATCTTATGGAGATCTAGGAATGGAGCAATATGGAGGTATTGCAAGATTGCTTGTGTATGTTACAGCAGCTATTATGGTGGTGAGTGTGTTAGCTTGGGTACCGAAGCGGAATTTCGGATGGTTGACAAAACTAGGTACAAGAACATTATATGTATATTTACTTCATGGTTTTATCGTACAGTTTTTACGTCAATATGATATATTATCGGTAAATAACATACTAGACTTTATCGGTATTGCTGGTATTTCGGCAATGATTGTTATTCTATTGTCTAGTAAGCCGGTATTAACTGTGTCACAGCCATTAATAGAAGGTAAGATGTCTATAATTCGAAATATATTTAATAACCAACGAAGTGGAACATCTTCTTAA
- a CDS encoding Ku protein: protein MHTMWKGTISFGLVNIPVKMHAATENKDIRLRQLHKKCKTPIKYEKVCPNCEEDVSNDDLVKAYEYAKNKFVVLDDDELEALKKEQEDKAVEIIDFVQLKDIDPIYFEKSYYLSPNEGGSKAYALLREALLDSGKIGIAKMMIRSKEQLAIIRVYESAIVVETIHYPDEVRAVADVPNVPEQAEVGKKELDTAKLLIDQLTTEFEPEKYTDDYRTALLELIEAKKNNEEIEIGGEPKTTPDNVTNLMDALQESLDRAKKDKPKPKQPKKKTTAKKKKATS, encoded by the coding sequence ATGCATACAATGTGGAAGGGAACTATTAGTTTTGGTTTAGTTAATATTCCAGTGAAGATGCACGCGGCGACAGAAAACAAAGATATAAGACTTCGTCAACTGCACAAAAAATGTAAAACACCAATTAAATATGAGAAGGTTTGTCCCAACTGTGAAGAAGATGTATCCAATGATGATCTAGTAAAAGCATATGAATATGCCAAGAATAAATTTGTTGTGTTGGACGATGATGAATTGGAAGCTTTAAAGAAAGAGCAAGAAGATAAAGCAGTAGAAATTATTGACTTTGTTCAGTTAAAGGACATTGATCCCATATACTTTGAAAAAAGTTATTATTTATCCCCAAATGAAGGTGGGTCAAAGGCATATGCTCTATTAAGAGAAGCTTTATTAGATTCTGGAAAGATTGGTATAGCGAAAATGATGATACGTTCTAAAGAACAATTAGCGATCATTCGTGTATATGAAAGTGCAATTGTTGTAGAAACCATTCACTATCCAGATGAAGTTCGAGCCGTGGCAGATGTGCCGAATGTTCCTGAGCAAGCAGAAGTAGGAAAAAAAGAACTGGATACAGCTAAATTATTAATTGATCAATTAACAACAGAATTTGAGCCTGAAAAGTATACCGATGATTATCGAACAGCTCTATTAGAATTAATAGAAGCGAAGAAAAATAATGAAGAAATAGAAATCGGTGGAGAACCAAAAACGACTCCGGATAATGTAACGAACTTAATGGATGCGTTGCAGGAATCGTTAGATCGGGCGAAAAAGGACAAGCCAAAACCGAAACAACCGAAGAAAAAAACAACTGCAAAGAAGAAAAAAGCAACATCATAA
- a CDS encoding DNA ligase D, giving the protein MEWMKPIASTEIPAGDEWLYEVKYDGFRCKLVWSVTNKITLISKNNHDITKNFPEVIQWCENNYKYFKNKLPLELDGELVILNHRYQANFAQIQNRGRLQNSDRIKKSANLRPATFMVFDLTELKGKKLHQSNLSLRKKYLYQLMQELTENEMIRCVESFTSISNVNEIVYAAKAEGIVAKKKKSTYQKGKQHNDWFKIKNWRLIHGILTAYNPSNGYFTVSVLKNNQPIHIGKCKHGLAKDTSQTVQRLFQDQGDFLDGIYYLPPAITSTIHTLDLYDHELREPEFKQITADIPYTECTLEKLQLDLAQLPHSIEVSNTDKYLWPNNYTKKDLLIYIREISTWMLPFLRQKALTIIRCPDGITEESFFQKNLPDYAPDYLSSTSSQENYIVCNHLKSIVWLANHGSIEYHIPFQRIGHVTPVEIAFDLDPPDREHFNLAVHAANLLKQILDELELVSFVKTSGNKGLQVYIPIREGSMTYDETFLFTEAIAKTLEKSYPNDFTTERMKKNRNNRLYIDYVQHGKDKTLIAPYSPRMTKEGTVSTPLYWNEVVEDLDPTFFTIGNVVNRVHEIGCPFANYHDMHEQQDMKKMLRLVRG; this is encoded by the coding sequence ATGGAATGGATGAAGCCGATAGCAAGTACAGAAATTCCAGCTGGGGATGAGTGGTTATATGAGGTGAAATATGATGGATTTCGATGTAAATTAGTATGGTCTGTCACAAATAAAATAACTTTAATCAGTAAAAATAATCATGATATCACAAAAAATTTTCCTGAAGTTATTCAATGGTGTGAAAATAACTACAAATACTTCAAAAATAAATTACCGTTAGAATTAGATGGCGAACTAGTAATATTAAATCACCGGTATCAAGCGAATTTCGCTCAAATACAAAACCGTGGAAGATTACAAAATAGCGATCGAATTAAAAAAAGCGCAAATCTAAGACCTGCAACATTTATGGTGTTTGATTTAACAGAACTCAAAGGAAAAAAATTACACCAAAGCAATCTATCTTTACGAAAGAAATACCTTTATCAACTCATGCAAGAACTGACTGAAAATGAAATGATTAGATGTGTGGAATCATTCACCTCTATCTCAAACGTTAATGAAATTGTATATGCAGCCAAGGCTGAGGGCATTGTCGCCAAAAAGAAAAAAAGCACTTACCAAAAAGGAAAGCAACATAACGATTGGTTTAAAATTAAAAATTGGCGATTAATACACGGAATTCTAACAGCTTATAACCCAAGTAATGGCTATTTTACAGTTAGTGTACTGAAGAATAATCAGCCTATTCATATCGGGAAGTGTAAACACGGCCTAGCAAAAGATACTTCTCAAACTGTACAAAGGCTTTTTCAAGATCAAGGTGACTTCCTGGATGGTATATACTATCTACCTCCAGCAATTACGAGTACCATCCATACATTAGATTTATATGATCATGAGCTACGTGAACCTGAATTTAAACAGATTACAGCAGATATACCCTATACAGAATGCACATTGGAAAAATTACAATTAGACTTGGCTCAACTCCCTCATTCTATAGAGGTATCCAATACAGATAAGTACCTATGGCCAAATAATTATACCAAAAAGGATTTGTTAATATACATTCGTGAAATATCAACCTGGATGTTACCTTTTCTACGTCAAAAAGCATTAACCATCATTCGTTGTCCAGATGGAATAACAGAGGAGTCCTTTTTTCAAAAGAACCTCCCAGACTATGCCCCAGACTATTTATCATCAACTTCTTCTCAAGAGAACTATATTGTATGTAATCATTTAAAAAGCATCGTCTGGTTAGCAAATCATGGTTCGATTGAATATCATATCCCTTTTCAACGGATTGGCCATGTTACACCTGTAGAAATTGCCTTTGATTTAGATCCACCTGATCGTGAGCATTTCAATTTAGCAGTTCATGCTGCAAATCTCCTAAAGCAAATATTAGATGAATTAGAACTCGTATCGTTCGTAAAAACATCAGGAAACAAAGGACTGCAAGTATATATTCCGATACGAGAAGGTAGTATGACTTATGACGAGACATTCCTATTCACAGAAGCCATTGCTAAAACGCTAGAAAAGTCATATCCAAACGATTTTACGACCGAACGGATGAAAAAGAACCGGAATAATCGACTCTATATTGACTATGTCCAACATGGTAAAGATAAAACACTTATTGCACCCTATTCACCAAGAATGACGAAAGAAGGTACAGTATCTACACCACTATATTGGAATGAAGTAGTTGAGGATTTAGATCCTACCTTTTTTACAATTGGTAATGTTGTAAATCGGGTACATGAGATTGGTTGCCCTTTTGCAAACTATCATGATATGCATGAGCAGCAAGATATGAAAAAGATGCTTCGCTTAGTACGTGGATAA
- a CDS encoding OsmC family protein has translation MVQHHFHLKAEWPGGRNSQGTIEAGNLKTKISIPTEMDGPGIGTNPDEMLLGAAATCYVITLAALIERAELPLSKMYLESEGIVDVTNGVFTYEKIIHKPFVNLKEEANDKQWKHVRKLVEKAETSCMISRAIQGNVQIELQPTFGK, from the coding sequence TTGGTACAACATCATTTTCATTTGAAAGCGGAATGGCCAGGTGGTAGAAATAGCCAAGGAACGATTGAAGCAGGAAATTTAAAAACAAAAATCTCGATTCCGACTGAAATGGATGGACCAGGGATTGGTACTAATCCAGATGAAATGTTATTAGGAGCGGCTGCTACTTGCTATGTGATTACACTGGCTGCATTGATTGAACGCGCCGAACTACCTTTAAGTAAAATGTATCTAGAATCAGAAGGTATTGTGGATGTGACCAATGGTGTATTTACGTATGAGAAAATCATTCATAAACCTTTCGTTAATTTAAAAGAAGAGGCAAATGACAAGCAATGGAAACATGTACGAAAACTAGTCGAAAAAGCAGAAACTTCTTGCATGATTTCCAGAGCAATTCAAGGCAATGTACAAATAGAATTGCAACCAACATTCGGTAAATAA
- a CDS encoding TerC family protein — MGSELLLEYLWVLLVLIGLEGLLAADNALVLAIMVRHLPEKQRKRALFYGLAGAFVFRFASLFVISFLVDFWQVQALGAAYLLFISIKNLYDRFKKKEEPEEELEIAEDAKESVAALANKEPEQASKKEFWLTVVKVEFADLAFAVDSILAAVALAVALPATGLGNIGSLDTGQFMVVFAGGMIGLIIMRFAANIFVGILHKRPALEVAAFLIVGWVGVKLAVLVMANPDIGWIPEHFPHSTGWKLSFYVILVAIAVVGWFASSPKKNQEKGQS, encoded by the coding sequence ATGGGTTCAGAGTTATTGTTAGAATATTTATGGGTCTTGCTGGTACTTATTGGCTTAGAGGGTTTATTAGCAGCTGATAATGCTCTAGTATTAGCAATTATGGTCCGACATCTTCCAGAAAAACAGCGTAAGAGAGCATTGTTCTATGGACTTGCAGGGGCATTTGTTTTTAGGTTTGCTTCGTTATTTGTTATATCGTTCCTTGTAGATTTTTGGCAAGTACAGGCTTTAGGTGCAGCCTACTTATTATTTATTTCGATAAAGAACTTATATGATCGATTTAAAAAGAAAGAAGAACCTGAAGAAGAGTTAGAGATAGCTGAAGATGCAAAAGAATCTGTAGCTGCATTAGCAAATAAAGAACCTGAGCAAGCATCGAAGAAAGAATTTTGGCTAACTGTAGTAAAAGTAGAATTTGCAGACCTGGCATTTGCGGTCGATTCTATATTAGCAGCAGTAGCTTTAGCGGTGGCATTACCTGCTACTGGTTTAGGTAATATCGGTAGCTTAGATACTGGTCAATTTATGGTAGTATTTGCAGGTGGTATGATCGGATTAATTATCATGCGATTCGCTGCAAATATATTTGTCGGTATCCTTCATAAACGTCCTGCACTCGAAGTGGCTGCATTTTTAATCGTTGGATGGGTTGGTGTAAAACTAGCTGTTCTTGTGATGGCAAATCCAGATATTGGCTGGATTCCAGAACACTTCCCGCATTCTACAGGTTGGAAGTTGAGCTTCTATGTTATACTTGTTGCAATTGCAGTTGTTGGTTGGTTTGCTTCCAGTCCGAAGAAGAATCAAGAAAAAGGACAGTCTTAA
- a CDS encoding phospho-sugar mutase has protein sequence MKNWEKMFEKWNMFTTLDESLKSNLNKLKNDKDALKDAFYQELSFGTAGMRGILGAGTNRMNIYTVRKAVNGLADYLLTNRSDAKNRGIVIAYDSRYMSKEFAIESAKVLGYYGIHTYVFESLRPTPLLSFAVRHLNTAAGIMITASHNPPEYNGFKVYNEHGSQIVPSEAQLIVESIQQTEDELTVPTLEQAQVEEQGKLTWLSDEVDIAYLEKLHEITQLSTEEQQNDKDLQVVFTPLHGTAYDLVTKGLQQLHFSKVAVVEEQAQPDPEFSTVKSPNPEEHQAFSKAIDIGKQTNADILLGTDPDADRLGVAVKNSDDEYQVLTGNQLGVLLFDYIVKHIDKSKTVKPRMIKTVVTTEMGRAIAEANQVGSIDTLTGFKYIGEKINQYDMTGETFLFGFEESYGYLISSFARDKDAVQAAMMATEMAYYWKKEGKTLFDALDLLYEKYGYYLEGMTSLTLKGQEGSEQIEEILTSIRENPFVEIGGMQVTTIEDYSSSIRTLTLEKKQETITLPKENMIKYLLQDDGWVCFRPSGTEPKIKYYYGVRGTNAEDSHQRLLALKESLEERVNGIID, from the coding sequence GTGAAGAACTGGGAAAAAATGTTTGAAAAGTGGAATATGTTTACAACATTAGATGAATCATTAAAATCAAATTTAAATAAACTAAAGAATGATAAGGATGCGTTGAAAGATGCTTTTTATCAAGAATTATCGTTTGGTACAGCGGGGATGCGAGGAATTCTTGGAGCGGGAACCAATCGTATGAATATTTATACAGTAAGAAAAGCAGTTAATGGACTTGCAGATTATTTGTTAACTAATCGTAGTGATGCAAAAAATCGAGGTATTGTTATTGCTTATGATTCTCGGTATATGTCTAAAGAATTTGCAATTGAATCCGCTAAAGTATTGGGATACTACGGCATACATACATATGTATTTGAATCTTTACGACCAACTCCTTTATTATCTTTTGCAGTCCGCCACTTAAATACTGCAGCAGGGATTATGATTACTGCTAGTCATAATCCACCCGAATATAATGGATTTAAAGTCTATAATGAACATGGATCGCAAATTGTTCCATCAGAAGCGCAATTGATTGTAGAATCAATACAGCAAACGGAAGATGAATTAACAGTTCCGACATTAGAGCAAGCCCAAGTAGAAGAACAAGGAAAGTTAACGTGGTTAAGCGATGAAGTAGATATTGCTTATTTGGAAAAATTACATGAAATAACTCAACTATCAACAGAAGAACAGCAAAATGACAAGGATTTACAGGTCGTATTTACGCCATTACATGGTACTGCGTATGATTTAGTAACAAAAGGACTTCAACAGCTTCACTTCTCTAAAGTGGCTGTTGTCGAAGAGCAAGCCCAACCCGATCCAGAGTTTTCAACGGTCAAATCACCGAATCCAGAAGAGCATCAAGCATTTTCCAAAGCTATTGATATAGGAAAACAAACAAACGCCGATATTTTATTAGGTACGGATCCAGATGCAGATCGCCTTGGTGTAGCAGTGAAAAATTCAGATGATGAATATCAAGTGCTAACTGGTAATCAACTTGGTGTACTATTATTCGATTATATCGTTAAGCACATTGATAAGTCTAAAACGGTGAAACCTCGTATGATTAAAACAGTTGTAACAACAGAAATGGGACGTGCAATTGCGGAAGCAAACCAAGTAGGGTCAATTGATACTTTGACAGGCTTTAAATATATTGGGGAAAAGATCAACCAATACGATATGACAGGCGAAACTTTCCTATTTGGATTTGAAGAAAGCTACGGTTATTTAATCAGTAGCTTTGCACGGGATAAAGATGCTGTACAGGCAGCAATGATGGCAACTGAAATGGCATATTATTGGAAGAAGGAAGGAAAAACATTATTTGATGCATTAGATTTACTATATGAAAAATATGGATACTATCTAGAGGGCATGACTTCTTTAACATTGAAAGGACAAGAAGGTTCGGAACAAATAGAGGAGATATTAACCTCGATTAGAGAAAACCCTTTCGTTGAAATTGGCGGAATGCAGGTGACTACTATCGAAGACTACTCTAGTTCTATCCGTACTTTAACTTTAGAGAAAAAGCAAGAAACCATTACACTGCCAAAAGAAAATATGATTAAGTATTTGTTACAAGATGATGGTTGGGTATGTTTCCGTCCATCTGGGACGGAACCGAAAATTAAATATTATTATGGTGTACGTGGAACAAATGCAGAAGATAGTCACCAACGTTTATTGGCGCTTAAAGAATCATTGGAAGAGCGAGTGAATGGTATTATTGATTAA
- a CDS encoding AI-2E family transporter produces MSHKRWFQVLMFFILLFLLILLISQTSFIFTPLLQLIGAVALPIIGAGILYYLTKPVMNFLVKRKVPKILSIVIVFLLIISVIALFVLFIWPIARDQANRLIDSIPGMIKMVEDFISYWQQNYSSIPDQVISAINDFAQDIPAYLENATSNIFGFLGAFIGQLVSIVLGVILIPFFLFFMLKDGHKLVPFITQLFSEKKAKNIQSLLSKIDKVLTSFIQGQLLVSLAVGILLLIGYLIIGLQYSVILALFGMLMNVIPFLGPYIAVIPALLVGAFQDPMNLLWVAIIMLVAQQIESTLISPNVMGQVLNLHPLTVITTILAAGSIAGFIGILFAVPIYAVFRTIAIHFYQTYVKSKKEKQDALI; encoded by the coding sequence ATGTCGCACAAGCGATGGTTTCAAGTGTTAATGTTCTTTATACTCTTGTTTCTGCTGATTCTGTTAATTTCGCAGACAAGTTTTATTTTCACACCTTTACTGCAATTAATTGGTGCAGTAGCCCTTCCTATTATAGGTGCAGGAATTTTATATTATCTAACCAAACCTGTAATGAATTTTTTAGTGAAACGAAAAGTTCCTAAAATCCTCTCCATCGTAATTGTGTTTCTGTTAATTATATCTGTGATTGCGTTGTTTGTTTTATTCATCTGGCCAATCGCTCGTGATCAAGCCAATCGATTAATTGATAGCATTCCTGGTATGATTAAAATGGTAGAAGATTTTATTTCCTACTGGCAGCAAAATTACTCCAGTATTCCGGATCAAGTGATCTCTGCAATCAATGATTTTGCACAAGATATTCCTGCGTATCTAGAAAATGCAACAAGTAATATTTTTGGATTTTTAGGAGCATTTATTGGGCAGCTTGTTAGCATTGTACTAGGTGTAATCCTTATTCCATTTTTCTTATTCTTTATGTTAAAGGATGGGCATAAATTAGTTCCATTTATCACTCAATTATTTAGTGAAAAGAAAGCAAAAAATATTCAAAGCCTACTTAGTAAAATTGATAAAGTGTTAACATCGTTTATTCAAGGTCAATTATTAGTGAGTTTAGCTGTAGGTATATTACTATTAATTGGATATTTGATTATTGGATTACAATATTCAGTCATTCTAGCATTATTTGGAATGTTGATGAATGTAATTCCATTTTTAGGACCATACATTGCCGTGATACCAGCGTTACTCGTTGGAGCATTCCAAGACCCTATGAACCTTTTGTGGGTAGCTATTATTATGTTAGTCGCACAGCAAATTGAAAGTACACTGATTTCACCGAATGTAATGGGACAGGTATTAAATCTACATCCATTAACGGTTATTACAACCATTTTAGCAGCGGGTAGCATTGCAGGATTTATTGGAATTCTATTTGCCGTACCGATTTATGCAGTATTTAGAACGATAGCAATTCATTTTTATCAGACGTATGTCAAATCCAAAAAAGAAAAACAAGACGCGCTTATTTAG
- a CDS encoding SE1832 family protein, which translates to MNTRQELEAKLDELKSDYVRIQSDLDKLEYVKGRVSSAEEQLIRLENEIAEVNRQLDELPTN; encoded by the coding sequence TTGAACACTCGTCAAGAACTTGAGGCAAAACTAGATGAACTTAAATCAGATTATGTACGAATTCAAAGTGACCTGGATAAGTTAGAGTACGTAAAAGGAAGAGTATCCTCTGCAGAAGAACAATTAATCCGTTTAGAAAATGAAATTGCCGAAGTTAATCGTCAACTAGATGAACTTCCGACGAATTAA